Genomic DNA from Pseudomonas helmanticensis:
TGATCGCCATGCCGAACGACGGGTGATCGACGTAGGCATCACCGGTGACGATGATGATGTCGCAGGAATCCCAGCCAAGCTGATCCATCTCCTCCCTGCTCATCGGCAGGAATGGCGCTGGCCCGAAACATTCGGCCCAGTACTTTGGATAGTCAAATAACGGCTTGGCTGCTTGCATGTCGATAACCGGTGTTGGCTTTCATTGAATTTCGCGGGCGCGGAATATAGCACAAATTTTGACCAATTCCGACGGCTGTGGTCGGAAATTGTGCCGACCCCATTCGCGAGCAGGCTCGCTCCCACATTTGAACGCATTCCAAATGTGGGAGCGAGCCTGCTCGCGAAGAGGCCAGATCAGGCGACGACGATTACTCGTCGTCGTCGAAGTTGTAGCTGCCCGGCGCGAGGTTTTCGAAGCGCGTGTACTTGCCGATAAACGCCAGGCGGATAAAGCCGATCGGCCCGTTCCGCTGCTTGCCGATGATGATCTCGGCGATGCCTTTGTGCTCGGTTTCCGGGTGATACACCTCGTCCCGGTACACGAACATGATGACGTCAGCATCCTGCTCGATCGCTCCGGATTCCCGGAGGTCGGAGTTGATTGGCCGTTTGTTCGGTCGTTGCTCGAGGGAACGGTTGAGCTGGGACAGCGCCACCACCGGGCAGTTGAATTCCTTGGCCAGGGCTTTCAGGGAACGCGAAATTTCCGAAATCTCATTGGTCCGGTTGTCGCCGCCGGATCCTGGAATCTGCATCAATTGCAGGTAGTCAATCATGATCAGGCCGATGTCACCATGCTCACGCGCCAGGCGTCGGGTACGCGCACGCATTTCCGACGGGCTGATGCCGGCGGTATCGTCGATGAACAACTTGCGGTCATTGAGCAGGTTGACCGCCGAGGTCAGGCGCGGCCAATCATCGTCTTCCAGTTGACCGGAACGCACTTTGGTCTGGTCGATGCGACCCAGCGAGGAGAGCATACGCATGATCAGCGATTCACCTGGCATCTCGAGGGAATACACCAGCACTGCTTTGTCACTGCGCAGTACGGCGTTTTCCACCAGGTTCATGGCGAAGGTGGTTTTACCCATCGAAGGACGACCGGCGACGATGATCAGGTCGGCTGGTTGCAGGCCGCTGGTTTTCTCGTCGAGGTCGGTGTAACCGGTGGACAGACCAGTGATGGCGTTGTCGGTGTTGAACAAGGTGTCGATGCGGTCGATGGCCTTGGTCAGCAACTCATTCACACCCACCGGGCCGCCGGTTTTCGGGCGGGCCTCGGCAATTGCGAAGATCTGCCGCTCGGCTTCGTCGAGGATTTCCTCGGCGGTGCGACCTTCCGGGTTGAAGGCGCTGTCGGCGATCTCGGTGCTGATGCCGATCAGTTGGCGCAACGTCGCACGCTGGCGGACGATCTGCGCATAGGCCTTGATGTTGGCGACAGACGGCGTGTTTTTCGCCAGTTCGCCAAGGTATCCGAGACCGCCGACTTGCGAGGTCTGACCTTCCTTGTCCAATTGCTCGGCAAGGGTCACGACGTCGATCGGAGAGTTCTGATCGGCCAGTTTGGCGATCGCACGGAAGATCAGGCGGTGGTCATGTCGATAGAAATCGCCGTCGGAGACTTGATCAAGCACGCGTTCCCAGGCGTTGTTGTCCAGCATCAGACCACCGAGTACAGCCTGTTCGGCCTCGATGGAATGCGGCGGCACCTTCAGGGCAGCGGTTTGCAGATCGTATTGCTCGGGAGCGGAGATATCGTTCATGGCCACTTGTGTTGTTTGGAAAAACGGGGAATTCAGAAAGACAAAGGGCACGACCTGTAAACAGGATCGTGCCCGATGTTAACCGTCTGACGGGCAAGCCGCCAGCCGATCAGGTGTTGCTTAAGCTGCTACCACGACAACGCGTACGGTGGCTTCAACTTCGGCGTGCAGGTGCACAGCCACGTCGAATTCACCCACGTTGCGGATGGTGCCGTTCGGCAGACGAACTTCGCTTTTCGCAACTTCAACGCCGGAGGCGGTCAGTGCGTCAGCGATGTCGTGAGTACCGATCGAACCGAAGAGCTTGCCTTCGTCGCCAGCGGTGGCAGTGATGGTCACTTCCAGCTCGGCCAGTTGGGCAGCACGGCTTTCAGCCGATGCTTTACGGTCTGCAGCAGCTTTTTCCAGCTCGGCACGACGCTCTTCGAACGCAGCGATGTTCGCTGGGGTCGCGGCGGTAGCTTTGCCGTAAGGCAGCAGGTAGTTACGACCGTAACCGGCCTTAACGTTCACTTTGTCACCCAGGTTGCCCAGGTTGGTGACTTTTTCCAGAAGGATCAGTTGCATGTGAAAATCCTCTTAACTTTTAACCTTCACCGTTCGCGCTGTCGGTGTCTTTCGACACATGACGACCGCGAAAATCAATCAGGCTGTCGACAATGGCCAGGACCACGAGCAACGGATAGATCAGCTGCATGAACAGCAACAACGTGACGTACAACCCCACCAGCCAGAAACCGGCCAGTCGCTTCTGCCCGACCAGCCCGTGAATCAGGGCAAGTCCGGCGAACACCAGCGGTACACTGCACAACGGCGTCAACATGGCCATCTGTGCACCGAGATTCGGGCCCAGAAGCATCAACGCCAGCAGTAACATCGCCGGCCCCAGCGGGATCCGGATGGCGCGAAACTCGCGACCAAAACCACCCGGGTTGTACAACAACGCCTGCCAATGACGCCCGACAATCAGGCTCAGCACGCTGACGATCTGCAACAAGGCCGCAATCAGTCCGGTCAGGACCGGTGCAATCAGGGACGCGAAACGCGCTTGCTCTTCGACCGACAATTGCTTGTAGGTCTCACCGAGAAGCGCCGGCATGACCTTTATAAGGGCCTGCGCGAGCATCTCGATCTGGGCTGCAAACGCTGCCCCGAGCACCACCGAAAACACCACCCCAATCACTACGCTGACCAGCAGCGTACGAACCCAGGACTCACTTGCG
This window encodes:
- the rplI gene encoding 50S ribosomal protein L9, producing the protein MQLILLEKVTNLGNLGDKVNVKAGYGRNYLLPYGKATAATPANIAAFEERRAELEKAAADRKASAESRAAQLAELEVTITATAGDEGKLFGSIGTHDIADALTASGVEVAKSEVRLPNGTIRNVGEFDVAVHLHAEVEATVRVVVVAA
- the dnaB gene encoding replicative DNA helicase, whose amino-acid sequence is MNDISAPEQYDLQTAALKVPPHSIEAEQAVLGGLMLDNNAWERVLDQVSDGDFYRHDHRLIFRAIAKLADQNSPIDVVTLAEQLDKEGQTSQVGGLGYLGELAKNTPSVANIKAYAQIVRQRATLRQLIGISTEIADSAFNPEGRTAEEILDEAERQIFAIAEARPKTGGPVGVNELLTKAIDRIDTLFNTDNAITGLSTGYTDLDEKTSGLQPADLIIVAGRPSMGKTTFAMNLVENAVLRSDKAVLVYSLEMPGESLIMRMLSSLGRIDQTKVRSGQLEDDDWPRLTSAVNLLNDRKLFIDDTAGISPSEMRARTRRLAREHGDIGLIMIDYLQLMQIPGSGGDNRTNEISEISRSLKALAKEFNCPVVALSQLNRSLEQRPNKRPINSDLRESGAIEQDADVIMFVYRDEVYHPETEHKGIAEIIIGKQRNGPIGFIRLAFIGKYTRFENLAPGSYNFDDDE